The following are encoded together in the Sparus aurata chromosome 1, fSpaAur1.1, whole genome shotgun sequence genome:
- the rps3a gene encoding small ribosomal subunit protein eS1, protein MAVGKNKRLTKGGKKGAKKKIVDPFSKKDWYDVKAPAMFNIRNLGKTLVTRTQGTRIASDGLKGRVFEVSLADLQNDEVAFRKFKLITEDVQGKNCLTNFHGMDLTRDKMCSMVKKWQTMIEAHVDVKTTDGYLLRLFCVGFTKKRTNQIRKTSYAQHQQVRQIRKKMMEIMTREVQTNDLKEVVNKLIPDSVGKDIEKACQSIYPLHDVYVRKVKMLKKPKFELGKLMELHGEGGAGSTAKATGEDTGAKVERADGYEPPIQETV, encoded by the exons ATGGCAGTCGGCAAGAATAAGAGGCTGACCAAAGGCGGCAAAAAAGGTGCCAAAAAGAAGAT TGTGGACCCTTTTTCCAAGAAGGACTGGTATGATGTCAAGGCACCAGCCATGTTCAACATCCGCAATCTTGGCAAGACCTTGGTCACCAGGACACAGGGAACCA GAATCGCCTCCGATGGCCTGAAGGGACGTGTGTTCGAGGTGAGCCTCGCTGACCTGCAGAACGACGAGGTGGCCTTCCGCAAATTCAAGCTCATCACCGAGGATGTTCAGGGCAAGAACTGCCTCACCAACTTCCACGGCATGGACCTGACCCGTGACAAGATGTGCTCCATGGTCAAGAAATGGCAG aCCATGATTGAAGCCCATGTGGATGTAAAGACCACCGACGGCTACCTTCTTCGTCTGTTCTGCGTGGGTTTCACAAAGAAGCGCACCAACCAGATCAGAAAGACCTCCTACGCCCAGCACCAGCAGGTCCGCCAGATCCGCAAGAAGATGATGGAGATCATGACCCGTGAGGTTCAGACCAACGACCTGAAGGAAGTCGTCAACAAACT GATCCCTGACAGTGTTGGCAAGGACATTGAGAAGGCCTGCCAGTCCATCTACCCTCTACACGACGTCTACGTCCGCAAGGTCAAGATGCTTAAGAAGCCCAAGTTTGAGT TGGGCAAACTGATGGAGCTCCACGGTGAGGGCGGTGCCGGCAGCACTGCAAAGGCAACCGGTGAGGACACAGGAGCCAAGGTGGAGAGGGCTGATGGCTATGAGCCCCCCATCCAGGAGACGGTCTAA